In the genome of Caulobacter flavus, the window CCGCCGCCCCGAAGACCGCGCGCCCGAAGATGCCTTCGAAGGCGCGTCCGCCCGCCGGCCTGCCTGACAAGGAGACGCTGCTGGCGTTCCTGCGCGACGCCGGCGAGGCCGCCAAGGCCGACATCGCCCGCCACTTCGGCCTGAAGGGCGCCGACCGCCGCGCCTTGCGCGAGATGATCCGCGAGATGGAAGCCCAGGGGCAGCTGGGCAAGCGCGGCCGCCGCGGCTTCGCCGAGGCCGGCGCCCTGCCGCCCGTGGGCGTGGCCGACGTGATCGAGCGCGACGGCGACGGTGATCTCTTCGTCAAGCTGACCAAGGCCGATGAGGACGTGGCCCTGGTGCGCCTGGCCCCCGACCGCCGCGAGGCCGCCGCCGGCGCGCCGGGCCTGGGCGACCGCCTGCTGGTGCGCTTCGAGAAGCTGGAGAGCGGCGAGTACGAGGCCCGCCTGATCAAGCGCCTGGGCCAGAGCGCCCACAAGGTGCTGGGCGTGGTGCGCAAGCAGCGCCGCGAGATCCGCGTCGAGCCGGTCGACCGCAAGTCGAAGGAGAGCTTCGTCCTCGACGTGTCGCAGCCGGGCGTCGGCGACCTGAAGGACGGCGACCTGGTGGTCGTGCAGCAGAGCGGCCACGCCGGCCGCTACGGCCCCAAGCCCTGCCGCGTGCTCGAGACCGTCGGCAACGAGGAGGACCCCCGCGCCGCCTCGCTGATCGCCATCCACAGCCACGGCATCCCGACCGGCTTCTCGGACGAGGCCGAAGCGGAGGCGAAAGCCGCCAGGGAGCCGACGCTGGAGGGCCGCGAGGACCTGCGCGACCTGCCGTTCGTGACCATCGACCCGGTGGACGCCCGCGACCACGACGACGCCGTCTACGCCCATCCCGACGACAGCGAGGGCAACAAGGGCGGCTGGGTGGTCTGGGTGGCCATCGCCGACGTGGCGGCCTACGTCCGCCCGGGCTCGGCCCTGGACCGCGACGCCCGCGACAAGGGCAACAGCGTCTACTTCCCCGACCGGGTGGAGCCGATGCTGCCCGAGACCCTGTCCAACGGCCTGTGCTCCTTACGTGAAGGCGAGAACCGCGCCACGCTGGCGGTGCGGATGGTGTTCGACAAGTCGGGCCACAAGAAGAGCCACCGCTTCGTGCGCGGCCTGATGCGCAGCGCCGCCAAGCTGTCGTACGAGCAGGCCCAGGCGGCCATCGACGGCACGCCCCCGCCGGCCGGCCAGGATCCCGACAAGGCCCCGCCCCTGCTGGACGCGATCCTCAATCCGCTGTGGGAGGCCTTCCGCCTGATGGGCAAGGGCCGCGAGCAGCGCTCGCCGCTGGCCATCGAAAGCGACGAGCGCCGCATCGTCATCACCAAGGACGGCGAGATCGCCTCGATCACCCGCCGCGCCAGCCTCGAGGCCCACAAGCTGATCGAGGAGATGATGATCCAGGCCAACGTCTCGGCCGCCGAGAGCCTGGAGGCCAAGCGCTCGCCGCTGATCTACCGCGTGCACGACACGCCCAGCCTGGAGAAGGTGCAGAACCTGGCCGAATTCCTGCAGACGCTGGAGATCCGCTGGAACAAGGGCGAGGCCCCGCAGACCAAGCGCTTCAACCAGCTGCTGGAAGAGACCCGCGAGAGCCCGCACGCGGCGATCATCAACGAGGTGGTCCTGCGCACCCAGATGCAGGCCCACTATTCCAGCGACAACATCGGCCACTTCGGCCTGAACCTGGCCAAGTACGCCCACTTCACCAGCCCGATCCGGCGCTATGCCGACCTGATCGTGCACCGGGGCCTGATCCGGGCCCTGGGCCTGGGCGACGACGGGCTGACCGACCAGGACATCGCACGGATCAAGGACACGGCCGAGGTCATCACCCACGCCGAGCGCCGGGCCATGGCCGCCGAGCGCGACGCCACCGATCGCTACATCGCCTCGTTCCTGGCCGACCGCGTGGGCGCGACCTTCAGCGGCCGCATCACCGGCGTCACCCGCTTTGGCCTGTTCATCAAGCTGGACGAGACCGGCGCCGACGGCCTGGTGCCGATCTCGAACCTGGGCGAGGAGTTCTTCGTCCACGACGAAAAGCTGCACTCGCTGGTCGGCGAGCGCACGGGCAAGCGCTGGCCGCTGGGCCTGTCGGTCGAGGTGCGGCTGCGCGAGGCCACGCCGGTGACCGGCGGCCTGCTGTTCGAGATGCTGACCGACCCGCTGCCGGCGGATCCCAAACTGCCGCGCCCGCGCCTGGGCGCGCGGCGGCAGGCGGCGGTCAAGCCGCGCGGCGGCCTGCCCAAGGGCGTGCGGCGAGGCAAGCGGCGCTAAGACCCTCCCCCTGAAGGGGGAGGTGTCGGCGCAGCCGACGGAGGGGGATGTGTCTGCTGAATTCGGAGCGGGACGCGAGGCGAGCGCTTCTTCCCCCTCCGGCCCTCCGGGCCACCTCCCCCTTCAGGGGGAGGGTCTCTACCCGATCGGCTTCTCGATCTCGTAGACCACGTCTTCGAGCTTGCGCAGGATCAGCGCCTGCGCGTCGCGGACGCCCTGGTTGAAGAACGCCGGACCCAGGGTCTGCCCGATGAAGTCGAGCAGGAAGCCCGCCTCCAGGCCGCTGACCGGGCGATCGAGCTCGTCGCGCATGTAGAGCGTCAGCTTGCGCAGGGCGGCTTCGCGCACGTCCTTGTCGAGCTCGATGCGGGCCATGCCGGGCTCCTTGCGTCCTTCGAGGCCCGTTGCGCGGGCGCCTCGGGATGAGGTGTTCAGTGCAATGAGATCCTCATCCTGAGCCGCGAGCCGCGAGCCGCAGGCGAAGCCTCGAAGGACGCAGAGGGTCAGCCGATGGCCCCGAAGCACCAGGCCAGGACCGACTTCTGGGCGTGGATGCGGTTCTCGGCCTCGTCCCAGACCAGCGAGCGCGGGCCGTCCAGGACGGCGTCGGTGACTTCCTCGCCGCGGTGCGCGGGCAGGCAGTGCAGGAACACGCCGTCGGGCTTGGCCAGGTCCATCAGGGCGTCGTCGACCTGATAGGGCTCGAAGGCCTTCAGGCGCTCGTCGTGGTCGGTGTCGCCCATCGAGACCCAGGTGTCGGCCACGACCACGTCGGCGCCGCGCACGGCTTCCTGCGGCGACTCCATCATCGTGACCTTGCCATTCAGGCCGGCGGCGCGGGCCAGGTCGTGCAGGTCGGCGTGATAGACACTCGGGCAGGCTATCTTCAGCTCGAAGCCCAGCAGCGGGGCGGCGTGGATGAAGCTGGAGCAGACGTTGTTGCCGTCGCCCACCCAGGCGATGGTCTTGCCGCCCACGTCGCCGCGATGCTCCTCGATGGTGAGCAGGTCGGCCATGATCTGGCACGGGTGGCTCTTGTCGGTCAGACCGTTGATCACCGGCACGGTGGAGACCTGGGCGAAACGCTCGACGTCGGCGTGGACGTTGGCGCGGATCATCACCGCGTCGACCATGCGCGACAGCACCTTGGCGGTGTCCTCGATGGTCTCGCCGCGGCCCAGCTGCATGTCCGAGGCCGTGGAGATGATGGCGTCGCCGCCGAGCTGGCGCATGGCCGCGTCGAACGAGAAGCGGGTGCGGGTCGAGTTCTTCTGGAAGATCATCGACAGCACGCGGTCCTTGGCCGGCGCGTCGGCGTCGACGCGGCCCTGCGGCCAGCCCTTGCGGGCGGTCTTGCGGGCCTTGGCGTCCTCGAGGATCAGGCGCAGCGTAGCGCCGTCGAGCTTCCACAGATCGATGAAGTGACGGGGGGCGGTCATCTCAGGCCACCTTTCCGAAAATGGGCTGGAGTGGACGCCCCCGCCGCAAGGGCGGAGGCGTCGGATCGGTAGGCCGTCAGGCCGCCGCTTGGGCGCGGACGACCTCGCAGGTCTTCTCGAGCTTGGCCACGGCTTCTTGAGCCTCGGCCAGCGTCAGGTTCAGCGGCGGCAGCAGGCGCACGCAGTTGTCGCCGCCGCCGGCCACCAGCAGCTGCTGGTCGCGGGCCAGGGCCATGAACTCGCGGTTGTTGGAGGCCAGCTTGACGCCGATCAGCAGGCCCTTGCCGCGCACGTCGAGCACGACGTCCGGGAAGCGGTCCTTCAGGCCGTTGAGCTGCTGGGTGAAGTAGCCGGCGACGGTCTTCACGTTGTCGAGCAGCTCGGGCGTGTTGATCGCGTCGAAGGCCGCCGTGCCGACCGCCATGGCCAGCGGGTTGCCGCCGTAGGTCGAGCCGTGGGTGCCGGGGGTCATGCCCTTGGCGCCCTCGTGGGTGGCGAGGCACGCGCCGACCGGGAAGCCGCCGCCCAGAGCCTTGGCCACGCACATGATGTCGGGCTCGGCGCCTTCCGCCCACTCGTGGGCGAAGAGCTTGCCGGTCCGGCCCATGCCGCTCTGCACTTCGTCGAAGATCAGCAGGACGCCGGCTTCGCGGGTGATCTGGCGCAGCTCGACCAGCTGGGCCTCGGTCAGGGCGCGCGCCCCGCCCTCGCCCTGCACCGGCTCGATGATGACGCCGGCCGTGGTCGGGCCGATGGCGGCCTTCAGGGCCTCCAGGTCGCCGAACGGCAGCTGGACGAAGCCCGGCAGGCGCGGGCCGAAGCCGTCGAGATAGCCGGCGTTGCCCGAGGCGTTGACCGCCGCGTACGAACGGCCGTGGAACGAGCCGTCGAAGCCGATGATGTCGATGCGCTCGGGATTGCCGGCGATCGCGTGGTAGCGGCGGGCGGCCTTCAGGGCGCACTCGATCGCCTCGGTGCCCGAGTTGGTGAAGAACACCACGTCGGCGAAGGTGGCCGCGCACAGCTTGTCGGCCAGCACTTCCTGCTCGGGGATCGTGTAGATGTTGGAGACGTGCCAGAGCTTCTCGCCCTGGGTCTTCAGGGCGTCGACCAGCACGGGATGGGCGTGGCCCAGGCCGCAGGTGGCGATGCCCGCCACACAGTCGAGGTACTCTTCGCCGGTCGTCGAGAACAGGCGCGCGCCTCGGCCTCGTTCGAACGCCAGCGGGGCGCGGTTGTACACGCCCATGATGTGGTGTTGCGAGGAGTTGGACGACGTCGCAGTGCTCAAAGCGGCCTCCCTAAAAGGCAAGAAGCCCCCGGGCTTTCGCGCGGGGACTGGAAGGCCCGACGTTGTCGGCGCGAAGCCCTGCCCTGTCAATGAAATCACTATGAATTTTCGCCCTGCGGGGCGCGGCGGACACACCCTGGCGGCGCGGGACCGCTAACTTGCCATCGAGGCGCGATCCGACCTAAGCCTGGGCGCGGGGGAGATGCTTGGAGGATCCACGATGAAGGCCGCCGTTTCCCTCGCCCTGCTGACCCTGGCCGCCCTGCCCGGTTGCGCCTCGACGCCCGCGCCTTCCGGCTCCGCGGCGGTGACGGGGACCGTGGTCTGGCGCGAGCGGATCATGCTGCCGCCGACGACGAAGACGATCGTGCGCCTGCAGGACGTCAGCCTGGCCGACGCGCCCGCCAAGGTGCTGGCCGAGGACGTCATCGACGGCACGCGCGCCCCGCCCGCAGCCTTCAAGCTGGCCTATGATCCGGCCCAGATCCTGCCGGGCCATCGCTATTCGGTGTCGGCCCGCGTCGAGGTGGACGGCCAGCTGCGCTTCATCAACGACACCCACATCGCCGTCATCAACGACGGCCCGACGAAGGACGTCGAGGTGCTGGTCAAGGGCGTGGGGCGGTAGGGTCCCCTCCCCTTATCCCGTCATTCCCGCCACAAGGGCGGGAATGACGGGAGATTGGAAGAAGGCGGGGTGAGCGGCCCGGTCGGCCGCTCCCTTCAGCTCTTCAGGCGGTACCCGCTGCGGAACAGCGCCCAGCACCACAGGAACAGGCCCGTGGCCAGCACGGCCGTGACCACGACGCCGATGGCGATGCTGCCGTCGGCATGGCCGATGAAGCCGTAGCGGAAGCCGTCGATCAGGTAGAAGAACGGGTTGAAGTGGCTGGCCGTGCGGAACGGCTCGGGCAGCTTGTCGACCAGGTAGAAGGTGCCCGACAGGAAGGTCATCGGCATGATGGCGAAGTTGGTCACCGCCGCCAGCTGGTCGAACTTCTCCGACCACAGGCCCGCCAGCACGCCGGCCAGGCCTAGTATGATCGCGGCCCCGACCGCGAAGTAGACGATCGCCCACAGGTGCGAGACCTGCAGGCCAGCGCCCGGCAGCACGCCGATGACGGCGGCCGTCACCGCGCCCACCACGACGCCGCGCGTCGCGGCTCCCAGGCCGAAGGCGGCCACCTGCTCCAGCGGGGTCAGGGGCGGCGTCAGGAAGTCGGACGTCAGGCCCATCATCTTGGCCTGGATCAGCGACGAGGACGAATTGGCGAAGGCGTTGTTGAGCACGGCCATCATGATCAGGCCCGGCGCCACGAAATGGCCGAAGGTCACGCCCTCGACCGCCGGCCGGCTGGAACCGACCGCGACCACGAACACCAGCATGTAGAGCAGCGTGGTCACCACCGGGGCGGCCACGGTCTGCATGCCCACCTTCCAGAAGCGGCGGATCTCACGCTGGTAGAGGGTGAGGAAACCGCTCCAGTTCCAGCCGTGATAGTCGCGCGGCTGCGGGGGAACGACGCTGTCTGCCATGTCTCTCATTGCCCGTCCTGGCGCCCGATCCTGGAAATTCCTTCGCCATGTGCGCTCGGGAGGGGTCGGACGCAAGCGTGCCGCTTCGAGAATCAATATATTGTTTCTGTGGACAGACTACCTGGCGCCTATTGTGCGTCTTAACGCATTCTTTACACTATGTGGTAGGGCAGACGCCGGCGGGGCGATCTGTACACCAGATGTAGGGTGATGGCGAGGTGGGGTTTCTCGTCATGACCCTGATTTTAGGCGGAGATGGGCCATGAGCTGGACTGACGAACGGGTCACCACCCTGAAGAAGCTGTGGCTGGACGGCCTGTCCGCCAGCCAGATCGCCAAGCAACTCGGCGGGGTCACCCGCAACGCCGTGATCGGCAAGGTCCATCGCCTGGGCCTGTCGGGTCGCGCCGCGCCGTCGCAGCCGGCCCGTCCGGCCTTCAAGGCGCCGCGCCCGGCTCGTCCGGCCGCCACGGCCATGCCGGCCGCGCCGCGTCGCGTGGTCGCCGCCGAGCCGGTCGCCCCGGCCCCGGTTCCCGTCGCCGCCCACCAGCAGCCGTCGGTTCCGGTGATGCGCAACGAAGCCCCGGGCTCGGCTACCGTGCTGACGCTGGGCGCTCACATGTGCAAGTGGCCGATCGGCGACCCGTCGTCGGACAGCTTCACCTTCTGCGGCCGCCGTTCGTCGGAAGGCCCCTACTGCGTCGAGCACGCCCGGGTGGCCTACCAGCCGCAGCAGTCGACCAAGAAGAAGGGCGGCGCCACCGAGCTCGCCCGTTCGCTGCGCCGCTACATCTAGCGCCGGCCAGCCATAAGAAGAGAGGCGTCGACAAGGCGCTCTCGCCATGCAGCCCTCCCCGTTCCGCGGGGAGGGCTTTATGTTGTCCTCGATGACCGACCTCGCCCCCGATTCCAACGCCCCCGCCTATTCCGTCTCGGAACTGGCCTTCGCGCTGAAGCGCACGCTGGAAGACCGCTACGGCTTCGTGCGGCTGCGCGGCGAGCTTTCGAAGGTCACCCATCACTCCAACGGCCACGTCTACCTGACCATCAAGGACGACAAGGCCGCGATCGACGGCGTGGTCTGGAAGGGCAATGTGCGCGGCCTGGGCGTGCGGCCCGAGCACGGGCTCGAGGTCATCGTCACCGGCAAGATCACCACCTATCCGGCCGGCTCGCGCTACCAGATCGTCATCGACAGCATGGAGGCCGCCGGCGTCGGCGCCCTGCTCGCGCAACTCGAGCGGCTGAAGGCCAAGCTGGCCGGCGAGGGCCTGTTCGCCGCCGAACGCAAGCGCCCCCTGCCCTCCATGCCGGCCGTGGTCGGGGTCATCACCAGTCCCACCGGCGCGGTGATCCGCGACATCCTGCACCGCATCCGCGACCGCTGGCCCTGCCGGGTGATCGTCTGGCCGGTGGTGGTGCAGGGCGACGCCGCCGCCGGCCAGGTGGCCGGGGCCATCCGGGGCTTCAACGCCCTCTCGCCCGGCGGTCCGGTTCCGCGTCCCGACATCCTGATCGTCGCGCGAGGCGGCGGCTCGGTGGAGGACCTGTGGGCCTTCAACGACGAGGCCCTGGCCCGCACGGTGGCCGAAGGGACGATCCCGCTGATCTCGGCCGTCGGCCACGAGACCGACACCACCCTGATCGACTTCGTCTCCGACCGTCGCGCGCCGACCCCGACGGCGGCGGCCGAGATGGCCACGCCCGTGCTGGCCGAGCTGCGAGGCCTGGTCTCCGACTACGACCGCCGCCTGTCGCGCTGCGCGGGCCGCGTTGTCGAGGAGCGCCGCACCCGGTTGCAGGCGGCCGCGCGTGGCCTGCCGCGTCCCAACGACCTGCTGGCGCTCGCGCAGCAGCGGTTCGACATCGCCGCCGGCCGGCTGGACGCGGCGCTGGAGCGCAACACCTCGGTCCACGCCCAGGACCTGCTCAAGGTCACCGCCCGCCTGTCGCCCGAGGCCCTGGCCCGCCAGCGCCAGGCCAAGTCCGAGCGTCTTTCCGACCTCTCCCGCCGCCTGGACCTGGCGGCTCGCCGCGCGCCCGAGCGCGCCGCCCAGCACGCCCGCCTGCCGGCCCTGTGGGACCGCCTGAACGCCGTGGCCCGCCGCCGCCTCGACCGCGACGCCGACCGCCTGGCGGGCCTGGACAAGCTGCGCCAGTCGCTGAACCCCGAGCGGCCGCTGGAGCTGGGCTTTGCTTTGGTGCGCAAGATGGACGGGACATTGGCCCGCTCGGCCGCCGACCTTTCCGCCGGCGAGCGCGTGAACCTGAAGTTCAAGCTCGGCGAGCGCGACGCTGTGATCGACGGCGAAGGCGCGACGCCGCCGCCTCCCCCGCCCGCCCCGTCGGCGGCGAGCGCGCCCAAGCCGGCGCCGCGCCCGAAACCCGCGCCGCCCACGGCCCCTCCAGCCGCCCAGGGCGACCTGTTCTAGTCTTCCGGATTGGCGTAGAAGAGTCTCATGAACGCTTACGATCGCGACCTCGGCAAATCCGGCTTGGCCGTCCTGCACTACGGCGACGGCGACTTCGCCGTGCTCCAGCCTGGCCAATACGTGGTGTGCGCCGTCACCGGCGCGAAGATCCCGCTCGAAGCCCTGCGCTACTGGAGCCCCGAGCTTCAGGAGGCCTACGCCACGCCGAAGGAAGCGCTGAAGCGCTGGCAGGAGACCAAGGCCTGAAGCCCTGGCGTCCGAATAGACGGGCGCTTCTCGCCGCACTGACGTGCGGCGTCGCTCCCCTCGCCTTCCCCGCCGCCGCCGCGGCGCCGGGACTGGTGCTGAGCGGCCGCCTCGAACAGGGCGGATACGCGCTGGGCCGCACCGCGCCGCATGCCGAGGTGCTGGTCGACGGCGTTCCCCTGACCCAGGCCTCGGCCGACGGCTGGTTCGTGGTCGGCTTCGACCGCGACGCGCCGGCCAGCGCCGAGATCACGGTGCGGACGCCCGACGGCTCGGCGACGCACAGCGTGGCGGTCGCGCCCGGAACCTTCGACATCCAGCGCATCGACGGCCTGCCGCCGTCTCAGGTCTCGCCCGAGGACCCTGTCCTGCTGGCCCGCATCGCCGCCGAGGGCGCGCGCAAGGCGGCGGGCTTTTCCAGCCGTGTCGACGGCGACTTCTTCCGCACGGGCTTCATCTGGCCGGTCAAGGCCACGCGCCGCTCGTCGCGGTTCGGCGGCCAGCGGATCCTGAACGGCGAGCCCAAGCGGCCGCACTATGGCGTCGACCTGGCCGCGCCGGTGGGAACGCCGGTCGTCGCCCCGGCCGCCGGCGTCGTAGCCTTCGCCGAGACCGGCCTGCACTTCGAGGGCGGCCTCGTCCTGATCGACCACGGGCAGGGCCTGATCAGCGCCTATCTGCACCTCTCACGCGTCGACGTGGCCGCCGGCCAGCGCCTGACCCAGGGCCAGGTCATCGGCGCCGTCGGCAAGGAGGGCCGGGCCACGGGCCCGCACCTGTGCTGGCGGCTCAAGTGGCGCGACCGTAACCTCGACCCCAGCCTGTGGATCGCTGACGCAGGAATGCGACAGTGACAGGATCAAACTTGACCATTTCGGGACACCCCCTATCGACAGGCCGCCGCGGTTATGGTTATCCCCAGCCCCGCTTTTGAAACTCGCGTATGAGGCGTAATCCCGCATGTCCGCGGCGCTCGACAAGCTCCGTTTCCTCCTGGTGGACGACAACCACCACATGCGGGCGATCGTCAGCACGATCCTGAAAGGGGTCGGCGTGCGCCACGTGCACGAGGCGATCGACGGGGCCGAAGGCCTGCAGATCCTGAAGGATCGCCAGATCGACATCGCCATCGTCGACTTCAAGATGTCGCCGCTGGACGGGGTGCAGTTCACCCAGCTGGTGCGCAACTCGCCCGACAGCCCCGACCCGTTCCTGCCGATCATCATGCTGACCGGCTTCGCCGAGCGGCACCGGGTGTTCGAGGCGCGCGACGCCGGCGTCACCGAGATCGTCGTCAAGCCGGTCACGGCCCGCTCGCTGCTCGACCGCATCGACATGGTGATCTTCAAGCCGCGCCCGTTCATCCGCAGCGGCGACTATTTCGGCCCCTGCCGCCGCCGTCGCCAGGACCCGCACTACGGCGGGCCGTTCCGTCGCGCGACGGACAAGGGCGCGATCGAGCTTTAGGGCGCCCCTACTTTCCCGTCATTCAGCCCTTGTGGCGGGAATGACGGAATAAAGTTGGCCCACGCGAACGCTCAGCGTTCCCTCGCCGCATCCCCCGCCAGCAGCGCGGCATAGACCTCGTTGGGCCAGCGGCGGTGGACCCAGAACCACTCCTCCGGACGCTCGCGGATGCGGTCTTCCATGAAGGCGTTGATCATCCGCACGCCGGCCTCGATGTCGGCCGTGCGGTCGCCGGTGCTGGGCGGGACGATCGGGTCGTGGACCACGGCGCGGAAATGCGCGCCCTTGGTGCGCTGGACCGACATCGGTTGCAGGACCGTGCCGAAGCGGATGGCCAGGCGCGTGGGGCCCGGCGCGGTGCGCGAGTCGTGGCCGAAGAACGGGGCGGCGATCCCGCCGTTGAACTTCTGGTCGTTCATCAGCGCCACCGACTCGCCGCGCTTCATGGCGTCGAGCAGCTCGCGCGCGCCGTCGCCGCCCTTGGGGGCGAACAGCCGCACGCCGTAGCGGAAGCGGCTCTTCTTGATACGCTCGTCGATATAGGGGTTGTTGGCCGCCCGGTAGGTCATCTGGCAGGTCACGCCGGAATCGACGATGGCCGCCGGCATCACCTCCCAGTTCGACAGGTGGCCCGAAACGAACACCACCGGCTCGCTGTCGCGGGCGATCTGGGCCAGGCGCTCGGCGCCCACAACCTCGACCCGGCCGGTGGAGGGCAGGAGCTTGTCCATCAGCGGGAACTCGCCGAACGTCCGCCCCAGACCGTCCCACTGGCGGCGCAGCATGTCGGCGCGCCAGGCGGCGTCCTTTTCCGGAAAAGCCAGGCGCAGGTTGCGGTCGGCCACCTTGTGGGCCCCGCTCAGCGGACCGAACGTACGCCCGAACCAGCCGCCCAGGGCCGAGGCCGCGTCCA includes:
- the rnr gene encoding ribonuclease R; protein product: MPSKARPPAGLPDKETLLAFLRDAGEAAKADIARHFGLKGADRRALREMIREMEAQGQLGKRGRRGFAEAGALPPVGVADVIERDGDGDLFVKLTKADEDVALVRLAPDRREAAAGAPGLGDRLLVRFEKLESGEYEARLIKRLGQSAHKVLGVVRKQRREIRVEPVDRKSKESFVLDVSQPGVGDLKDGDLVVVQQSGHAGRYGPKPCRVLETVGNEEDPRAASLIAIHSHGIPTGFSDEAEAEAKAAREPTLEGREDLRDLPFVTIDPVDARDHDDAVYAHPDDSEGNKGGWVVWVAIADVAAYVRPGSALDRDARDKGNSVYFPDRVEPMLPETLSNGLCSLREGENRATLAVRMVFDKSGHKKSHRFVRGLMRSAAKLSYEQAQAAIDGTPPPAGQDPDKAPPLLDAILNPLWEAFRLMGKGREQRSPLAIESDERRIVITKDGEIASITRRASLEAHKLIEEMMIQANVSAAESLEAKRSPLIYRVHDTPSLEKVQNLAEFLQTLEIRWNKGEAPQTKRFNQLLEETRESPHAAIINEVVLRTQMQAHYSSDNIGHFGLNLAKYAHFTSPIRRYADLIVHRGLIRALGLGDDGLTDQDIARIKDTAEVITHAERRAMAAERDATDRYIASFLADRVGATFSGRITGVTRFGLFIKLDETGADGLVPISNLGEEFFVHDEKLHSLVGERTGKRWPLGLSVEVRLREATPVTGGLLFEMLTDPLPADPKLPRPRLGARRQAAVKPRGGLPKGVRRGKRR
- a CDS encoding DUF2164 domain-containing protein, which encodes MARIELDKDVREAALRKLTLYMRDELDRPVSGLEAGFLLDFIGQTLGPAFFNQGVRDAQALILRKLEDVVYEIEKPIG
- the argF gene encoding ornithine carbamoyltransferase — protein: MTAPRHFIDLWKLDGATLRLILEDAKARKTARKGWPQGRVDADAPAKDRVLSMIFQKNSTRTRFSFDAAMRQLGGDAIISTASDMQLGRGETIEDTAKVLSRMVDAVMIRANVHADVERFAQVSTVPVINGLTDKSHPCQIMADLLTIEEHRGDVGGKTIAWVGDGNNVCSSFIHAAPLLGFELKIACPSVYHADLHDLARAAGLNGKVTMMESPQEAVRGADVVVADTWVSMGDTDHDERLKAFEPYQVDDALMDLAKPDGVFLHCLPAHRGEEVTDAVLDGPRSLVWDEAENRIHAQKSVLAWCFGAIG
- a CDS encoding aspartate aminotransferase family protein — encoded protein: MSTATSSNSSQHHIMGVYNRAPLAFERGRGARLFSTTGEEYLDCVAGIATCGLGHAHPVLVDALKTQGEKLWHVSNIYTIPEQEVLADKLCAATFADVVFFTNSGTEAIECALKAARRYHAIAGNPERIDIIGFDGSFHGRSYAAVNASGNAGYLDGFGPRLPGFVQLPFGDLEALKAAIGPTTAGVIIEPVQGEGGARALTEAQLVELRQITREAGVLLIFDEVQSGMGRTGKLFAHEWAEGAEPDIMCVAKALGGGFPVGACLATHEGAKGMTPGTHGSTYGGNPLAMAVGTAAFDAINTPELLDNVKTVAGYFTQQLNGLKDRFPDVVLDVRGKGLLIGVKLASNNREFMALARDQQLLVAGGGDNCVRLLPPLNLTLAEAQEAVAKLEKTCEVVRAQAAA
- a CDS encoding YbaY family lipoprotein, giving the protein MKAAVSLALLTLAALPGCASTPAPSGSAAVTGTVVWRERIMLPPTTKTIVRLQDVSLADAPAKVLAEDVIDGTRAPPAAFKLAYDPAQILPGHRYSVSARVEVDGQLRFINDTHIAVINDGPTKDVEVLVKGVGR
- a CDS encoding ABC transporter permease, with amino-acid sequence MRDMADSVVPPQPRDYHGWNWSGFLTLYQREIRRFWKVGMQTVAAPVVTTLLYMLVFVVAVGSSRPAVEGVTFGHFVAPGLIMMAVLNNAFANSSSSLIQAKMMGLTSDFLTPPLTPLEQVAAFGLGAATRGVVVGAVTAAVIGVLPGAGLQVSHLWAIVYFAVGAAIILGLAGVLAGLWSEKFDQLAAVTNFAIMPMTFLSGTFYLVDKLPEPFRTASHFNPFFYLIDGFRYGFIGHADGSIAIGVVVTAVLATGLFLWCWALFRSGYRLKS
- a CDS encoding GcrA family cell cycle regulator, whose translation is MSWTDERVTTLKKLWLDGLSASQIAKQLGGVTRNAVIGKVHRLGLSGRAAPSQPARPAFKAPRPARPAATAMPAAPRRVVAAEPVAPAPVPVAAHQQPSVPVMRNEAPGSATVLTLGAHMCKWPIGDPSSDSFTFCGRRSSEGPYCVEHARVAYQPQQSTKKKGGATELARSLRRYI
- the xseA gene encoding exodeoxyribonuclease VII large subunit translates to MTDLAPDSNAPAYSVSELAFALKRTLEDRYGFVRLRGELSKVTHHSNGHVYLTIKDDKAAIDGVVWKGNVRGLGVRPEHGLEVIVTGKITTYPAGSRYQIVIDSMEAAGVGALLAQLERLKAKLAGEGLFAAERKRPLPSMPAVVGVITSPTGAVIRDILHRIRDRWPCRVIVWPVVVQGDAAAGQVAGAIRGFNALSPGGPVPRPDILIVARGGGSVEDLWAFNDEALARTVAEGTIPLISAVGHETDTTLIDFVSDRRAPTPTAAAEMATPVLAELRGLVSDYDRRLSRCAGRVVEERRTRLQAAARGLPRPNDLLALAQQRFDIAAGRLDAALERNTSVHAQDLLKVTARLSPEALARQRQAKSERLSDLSRRLDLAARRAPERAAQHARLPALWDRLNAVARRRLDRDADRLAGLDKLRQSLNPERPLELGFALVRKMDGTLARSAADLSAGERVNLKFKLGERDAVIDGEGATPPPPPPAPSAASAPKPAPRPKPAPPTAPPAAQGDLF
- a CDS encoding DUF2093 domain-containing protein, with product MNAYDRDLGKSGLAVLHYGDGDFAVLQPGQYVVCAVTGAKIPLEALRYWSPELQEAYATPKEALKRWQETKA
- a CDS encoding M23 family metallopeptidase, with amino-acid sequence MSGRLEQGGYALGRTAPHAEVLVDGVPLTQASADGWFVVGFDRDAPASAEITVRTPDGSATHSVAVAPGTFDIQRIDGLPPSQVSPEDPVLLARIAAEGARKAAGFSSRVDGDFFRTGFIWPVKATRRSSRFGGQRILNGEPKRPHYGVDLAAPVGTPVVAPAAGVVAFAETGLHFEGGLVLIDHGQGLISAYLHLSRVDVAAGQRLTQGQVIGAVGKEGRATGPHLCWRLKWRDRNLDPSLWIADAGMRQ
- a CDS encoding response regulator, whose protein sequence is MSAALDKLRFLLVDDNHHMRAIVSTILKGVGVRHVHEAIDGAEGLQILKDRQIDIAIVDFKMSPLDGVQFTQLVRNSPDSPDPFLPIIMLTGFAERHRVFEARDAGVTEIVVKPVTARSLLDRIDMVIFKPRPFIRSGDYFGPCRRRRQDPHYGGPFRRATDKGAIEL
- a CDS encoding lysophospholipid acyltransferase family protein, coding for MSDARVSPTQDLLWRLEAFGYDLFMGLFRLLGVDAASALGGWFGRTFGPLSGAHKVADRNLRLAFPEKDAAWRADMLRRQWDGLGRTFGEFPLMDKLLPSTGRVEVVGAERLAQIARDSEPVVFVSGHLSNWEVMPAAIVDSGVTCQMTYRAANNPYIDERIKKSRFRYGVRLFAPKGGDGARELLDAMKRGESVALMNDQKFNGGIAAPFFGHDSRTAPGPTRLAIRFGTVLQPMSVQRTKGAHFRAVVHDPIVPPSTGDRTADIEAGVRMINAFMEDRIRERPEEWFWVHRRWPNEVYAALLAGDAARER